A genomic segment from Bradyrhizobium diazoefficiens USDA 110 encodes:
- the secG gene encoding preprotein translocase subunit SecG: MQTVVIVIHLMIVAVMIGAVLLQKSEGGGLGMGGGAGFMSSRGTANLLSRTTAILAAGFFVTSLFLSWYAGYNRAPSSIIGQPASQGQPAGGSPIAPPTSGGILDSLKKADEQQQAPAAPSGPQVPRSQ, encoded by the coding sequence ATGCAGACTGTTGTCATCGTCATCCATCTCATGATCGTCGCCGTCATGATCGGCGCCGTCCTGCTCCAGAAGTCGGAAGGCGGCGGCCTCGGCATGGGCGGAGGCGCGGGCTTCATGTCGAGCCGCGGCACCGCGAATCTTCTGTCGCGGACGACCGCGATCCTCGCCGCCGGCTTCTTCGTGACCAGCCTGTTCCTGTCCTGGTACGCCGGCTACAACCGCGCGCCTTCGTCGATCATTGGCCAGCCGGCATCGCAGGGCCAGCCGGCCGGCGGATCGCCGATTGCGCCGCCGACCTCGGGCGGCATCCTGGATTCGCTGAAGAAGGCCGACGAGCAGCAGCAGGCTCCGGCAGCGCCGAGCGGCCCGCAGGTGCCTCGCTCGCAATAA